The sequence ACGCCCTGAGCCTGCTGTTCGATCGCGAGAACATCATCGCCAATGTCTTTCAGCGGAAGGCGGTCACCACGGGCGGCCTGATCGCACCGGGTGACGGCCCGTGGTGGTCCGGCCTCCAGGCCGACTCGTTCTCGACGACGAACGCCCGCCAGTTACTGACCGAGAGCGGCTTCGTCATGAACACCAGCGTGACCCCCAACTCACTCTACGGGGCCAACAAGAGCCCGGTGCAGTTCACGATCACCGTCCTGACCGGCGACGCATTCGCCGAGCGGATCGGGATCCAGACGGAGCGGATCTGCGCCAGCCTGGGCATGAAAGCCACCATGGTGTCGCTCCCGTACGACCTGTTTTACCAGAAAATCCACTCCACGTATGATTACGACATGGCCGTTATGCTGCTCGAACAGCCCACCCATCCGTTCTTCCTGAAGGAACTGATGAGCTGGTCCAGCCCGGGCCATCTCTGGTACCCGGAACAGGGCGCGCCCGCCACGCCGCTCGAGAAGGACATGGCCGTCGCCCTGGCCACGATGTACGGCAGCCCGGACTGGGGGAAACGCTTCGAGGCCGCGCACCAGATCGAGCAGTACAACGCCCAGGGCCGGTACCTGATCCCCATTGCGAAACCTCACGGACTGTTCGGCGCCAAGGGCAAGGTGCAGAACCTGCGGGTCAACCACCGCTGCATGAGTCTGATGTGGAATCTGGAAGAGGTGTACGTCCAGGAGTAGGGCCCGCGTGCGGGCCTTACCCCGCAGACGGATTCGAACGACGCAAAGAGTACGATGTCTGACACTCCGCCACGGTTGTCTGAAACGACTGCCCGCCATCTTCGGGAGGGCCTGCGTGATCTGTTGCTGGCGTCGACGGTGGTGTTGTTCCTGATCATCTTCCTGGTTCAGCCGGTGCGGGTCGAGGGCACCAGCATGCAGCCCCAGCTCGATGATCAGGAACGGGTGTTTGTCAGCAAGATCACATACAGCGTGTTCGATATCCAGCGGGGCGACGTGGTGGTGTTCTATTTCCCCGGTGACCCGAAGAAATCGTTCATCAAGCGTGTGGTCGCCCTGCCGGGTGAAATGGTCCAGATCGTCGACGGGCGGGTGATGGTCAACGGCCGCATCCTGCCGGAACCGTACGTTCCGTCCACGTATTGCGACAATTCCTCGTTCGGCCCGCTGTACGTGGCCCCGGACTCATACTTCGTCCTGGGTGATCACCGGAACGTCAGCAACGACAGCCGGCACTGGGGTTGCGTACCGCGCACCTCGATTTTCGGCAAGGCCATCCTGAAATACTGGCCGCCCGACGACTTCGGGTTGATCCGCTGATGCGTCGTGGTTGTTTGAGGAGCGGTCAATCCCGAATCTTGAGGGTGGCGTTGCCCAGCCCGGGTTTCATCGACAGTTCGACGACCTGCCTGGCATCGCGATAGGCAGGATTCACGTAAGCGCCCGCGCGGCGCTCGAAGTGCTCCATCGGAATACACAGCGAATCAGGCACGTTGCCGGCTGTGAGCACGCGCACGCCGAAGTCGGCGGGCAACTCTATGTCCAGATTGCCGATGCCCACGATCAGGTGCGCCTGGGTCCGACCTGGTCGGACGCCGTCAAAGCCGAGCCAGGCGCGGCCCAGCCCGCCCTTGATGTCGATGGTTTCCGGCATCAAATTGCCCAGATCCCGCAGTTCCATCTCACCCACGCCGCAGGCGATATCCATGGAGCGGCAGACTGTCTCCTGGGGCTCATCGATGGTGACTTTCAATTTGCCCACTCCGTGGGTGAGGTTCACTCGGTCGACGTTCAAGCCGGTCAGGTCCAGATGTGTCTCGCCGGCGCCGGTATCCACCATCAGTTCCAGCGGAATATCAGGGGCCAGCGACAGGATGGAGTGAACCGTGTCGTCAGACGGCATCTTGCCCTGGAGTGTGAACACCAGACTGGCGGTGTCGCCGGAAGTGAAATCCACGCGTCGGCTCATGTTGGCAGCGTCCCAGCGCAGATCCAGGTTGTAGAGCAGGCCCGGATCGCTCCGGTCCAGCGTCAAGCGGCCGCCGGACACCCGGGCATCCAGGCGGAGCCGGTTCTCCGCACCTCGGTCTTGGCGGAAGCTCTCCTGTCGGATCACCGGGCGGTCGGCTTGCGGCCGTCCGCAGCCGATGGTCAGCAGACCGGTGGCCCACAGCAGCGTGATTGCCAGGACGCGGAGCCAGTGCGGATTCATTCGGATTTCTCAACCTCCTCGCTCGGCTTCAGCCGAATATCGCCGTAGGCGGCCTTGCACTGGACGTCGGCCTGTTCCGGTGCGCCGGAAAAATTCTTCCAGACCAGCGTGCGGTCGCCGATGGAGGGCGCGACCACAGGTGAGCCGAAACGGGAGTCGATTTTCCCGTTGTCGGCCGACAGAAAAAGCCGGTGCGATTCCGGGAACGCCGACAGGATGAGGAGAATATCCCCCCGTTCCGTGATCGCCCGGACACGGGCTTTCCCCGCGGGAGGCAGCGAGCGCAGGATGATGGTGGCGTTTTTATTCGAGCATTCGATGTCGGTCTCGGCGCCGGAGATGGAGACGTCCTTGAGCGTGTTGCTGATCGTGAGCTTGCCGGCGATCCGTTCGATTCGGCAGCGGGTTTTCTCCAAATTCAGGATCGCGGGACCGGCCGCGTCCTTGATCGTCACGGCTCCCGATGCGGCTGTGCCCGCAATGGCGCCTCCGACCTCGCTGGCTGTCAGTTTGCAGGCGCGCAATTTGAAATCGATGCCGCCCTTGATATCGGCGAGCTCGATTTCATCATCGCTGTTCTCCAGTTTCACGTTGCCGGTGACCGCCGTCAAGGTAAGGGTGGCGTTCTTGCCGGCAAGTTGAAAATCGCCGTTCAGCCGCTCGCCGGTGACCGTCACGTATCGGACCGTCAGCGCCGCCTTCCCTGTGATATCCGCCAGCTCGATCTCGCCGTTCTTGTCGTCGAGGGTCAGCGGCCCGTTCAGGTTGAAGACGCAGATATCCGTGTCCAACCCGCGGATCTCCGTCTCGCCCTCCGAATCCTCGACTGTGATCTTGTCATACCGGTTGGAGAGGCGCAGCGCACCGCGATGCCGGCGCACCTGGATCGAGCCGTTCCGCGTGGTCAGACTTGCGGGATTGCGCAAGCCGGTGGCGGTGATATCGCCGAAGCTGTTTTCGAACTCGAGCGGAACGTCCGGCGGCACAGCCAGCCGGATGCGAACCTCGACGGAGGCCGAATCGGCGTCCGGTGTCTGCAGCGACAGGCGCAGCCGCCCGGTTTCGCGCTCGCTCTTGATCCGGACGGCCTGGGCCGCTTCGGTCGCGGCCGCATCGGTGTCGGCGTACACTTTGGTGTCCAGGCGGACCTGGATGCGGTCGTCCTCGGCGGGGACCAATTCCAGGTCGCCGTTGGTATGGATCAACGAGATGGCCGTCGCCCCCTCGAGCGCGAGGGATTCCTCGGCCGTTTTCTGCACGCTTCGATGGAGCAGATCTTTGAGCCGGTATTCTCTGCCTTCGATCAGCAGGGGCGGCAGCCGGTTCAGGTCGAATTTCGCGACCTGCCCGGCGATCAGACCGGCCAACAGGACGAAGA is a genomic window of Acidobacteriota bacterium containing:
- the lepB gene encoding signal peptidase I, which codes for MSDTPPRLSETTARHLREGLRDLLLASTVVLFLIIFLVQPVRVEGTSMQPQLDDQERVFVSKITYSVFDIQRGDVVVFYFPGDPKKSFIKRVVALPGEMVQIVDGRVMVNGRILPEPYVPSTYCDNSSFGPLYVAPDSYFVLGDHRNVSNDSRHWGCVPRTSIFGKAILKYWPPDDFGLIR